In uncultured Bacteroides sp., one genomic interval encodes:
- a CDS encoding TlpA disulfide reductase family protein gives MEKRNLIKLFLIILLALPMSCISKTPGSFTIKGNIQGIPDGSKMLLTPGGTHKTEKAIAEAIIKDGQFTFSGSIEEPRQLHITVDGYYGSCSLVIDNENVSVSAKASLSTNGNNKIYVFDNIKITGSKLNDEYLEKKSPRNSLDSLYKAYHDNNDIILKAVDKARTEKNKTALDSLYKTAEWKKFAADEKNFFDTVGTITNSIIISNKDSWWGPFLMMDMMSYFTGEQKPLYESFSQQAKDSYYGKLVKEELYPKGFIGTKSPSFNVTENGKIIPATTLFKGKKYILIDFWASWCNPCRKEIPNLKAQYAKYAGKGLQIISISIDKKKADWEKALKEEQLKWPNYLDQNGIADLFKVKLIPAIFLLDANGKVIGEQLRGESLSKKLDELFK, from the coding sequence ATGGAAAAGAGAAATTTAATAAAACTTTTTTTGATAATATTATTGGCATTACCAATGTCATGCATATCAAAAACACCGGGTTCATTTACTATAAAAGGTAATATACAAGGTATTCCTGACGGTTCAAAAATGCTATTAACACCAGGTGGAACTCACAAAACAGAAAAGGCTATTGCAGAAGCTATAATTAAAGACGGACAGTTTACATTTAGCGGTTCAATTGAAGAACCTCGCCAGCTTCACATAACTGTTGACGGATATTATGGTTCTTGCTCTTTAGTAATCGATAACGAAAATGTATCAGTTTCTGCAAAAGCATCTCTTAGTACAAATGGAAACAATAAAATATATGTTTTTGACAACATTAAGATTACCGGTAGCAAACTTAATGATGAATATCTTGAGAAAAAGTCTCCAAGAAATTCTTTAGACTCCCTTTATAAAGCTTATCACGATAATAATGATATTATTCTGAAAGCTGTAGATAAAGCCAGAACTGAAAAAAATAAAACAGCATTAGACTCATTATACAAAACAGCCGAATGGAAAAAATTTGCAGCTGATGAAAAAAACTTCTTCGACACAGTTGGAACTATCACTAACAGTATTATAATCAGTAATAAGGATTCATGGTGGGGACCATTTCTTATGATGGATATGATGAGCTATTTCACTGGAGAACAAAAACCATTATATGAATCCTTTTCACAGCAAGCTAAAGATAGCTACTATGGCAAATTAGTAAAAGAAGAACTTTATCCTAAAGGATTTATAGGCACCAAGTCTCCATCATTCAATGTTACTGAAAATGGGAAAATTATTCCGGCAACTACTCTATTTAAAGGGAAAAAATATATTTTAATAGACTTCTGGGCTTCCTGGTGCAACCCATGCAGAAAGGAAATTCCTAACCTAAAAGCTCAATATGCTAAATATGCAGGCAAAGGACTTCAAATTATAAGTATATCTATTGATAAGAAAAAGGCTGACTGGGAAAAAGCTCTGAAAGAAGAACAACTAAAATGGCCTAATTATCTGGATCAAAATGGAATTGCTGATTTGTTTAAGGTTAAATTAATTCCTGCAATATTTTTATTAGATGCTAACGGAAAAGTTATTGGAGAACAACTACGCGGTGAATCTCTAAGTAAAAAACTAGATGAACTTTTTAAATAG
- a CDS encoding RagB/SusD family nutrient uptake outer membrane protein, whose translation MKKIIKNILYSLIIGLSITLNSCNGFLDEVPKGQKIPETLADFEALLRDEYGCHRVDITQANLLLNDRYPSSSSLNYYPLWKANYMWDEAADRVKLNNSDETTYYASYASISTCNLIIEHAPTATNTTENERNTLIAQARVLRAMNYFNLVNYYADTYEATTAATKLAVPVISSADINAPSKQVTIKELYDYILKELSESVPNLPEKPATILHPGLATAYAFYARVYLQMSDYTNALKYAEEALKLNNKLYDWVAYYESNKSQILNPISYIATSSPYNYTYVENYNYRHGSSNNASTETNIPVSRAERFEDGDARFAARWKVRTVGTDTYYAGTTNGYFNYGGLTTTEMYLIKAECLARKNDLTGSMDALNAVRKTRILPTKYQDLTATSITDAVKKIWRTKENELIFSIVPFADARRLNLDSNYARTFTKTVNGTTYTLSPTSHLWTMPFPMGVTSNPGNGTITQNVDK comes from the coding sequence ATGAAAAAAATAATAAAAAACATACTATACTCCCTAATAATTGGGTTAAGTATTACTCTTAACTCTTGTAATGGTTTTCTGGACGAAGTTCCCAAAGGACAGAAGATTCCTGAAACACTTGCAGATTTTGAAGCATTGTTAAGAGATGAATATGGTTGTCATCGTGTTGATATTACTCAGGCAAATCTATTATTGAATGACAGATATCCTTCATCATCATCTTTAAATTACTATCCACTATGGAAAGCCAATTATATGTGGGACGAAGCTGCAGACAGAGTAAAGTTGAACAATAGCGACGAAACTACTTATTATGCAAGTTATGCATCCATTTCAACCTGTAACCTGATTATAGAGCACGCTCCTACTGCAACCAATACCACAGAAAATGAAAGGAATACTTTGATAGCTCAGGCAAGAGTATTAAGAGCTATGAACTATTTCAATCTGGTAAATTACTATGCAGACACTTATGAGGCAACTACTGCTGCCACAAAACTGGCTGTTCCTGTAATTAGCAGTGCAGATATAAATGCACCTTCAAAACAAGTTACAATTAAGGAATTATATGATTATATACTAAAAGAATTAAGTGAATCAGTACCTAATCTTCCGGAAAAGCCAGCTACAATTCTACACCCGGGATTAGCAACTGCTTATGCATTTTATGCACGTGTATATCTACAGATGTCTGATTACACAAATGCACTTAAATATGCTGAAGAAGCTCTGAAACTAAATAATAAATTATATGACTGGGTTGCTTACTATGAAAGTAATAAGTCACAGATTCTTAATCCAATATCATATATAGCTACATCATCTCCATATAACTACACTTACGTAGAGAACTACAACTATCGTCATGGAAGTTCAAATAATGCTTCAACTGAAACTAATATTCCTGTTAGTAGAGCTGAACGCTTTGAAGATGGAGATGCCCGATTTGCTGCACGCTGGAAAGTAAGAACAGTTGGTACTGATACCTATTATGCTGGGACAACAAATGGATATTTTAATTACGGAGGGTTAACTACTACCGAAATGTATCTGATAAAAGCAGAATGTTTGGCACGGAAGAATGATTTAACCGGTTCAATGGATGCATTAAATGCAGTTCGTAAAACAAGAATCTTACCTACAAAATATCAGGATCTTACTGCAACCTCAATTACCGATGCTGTTAAAAAGATATGGAGAACAAAAGAAAACGAACTTATATTTTCCATTGTGCCCTTTGCTGATGCTCGCCGTTTGAATCTAGATAGTAATTACGCTCGTACATTCACCAAAACTGTAAATGGAACAACTTATACACTATCTCCAACATCACATCTATGGACAATGCCTTTCCCAATGGGGGTAACTAGCAATCCAGGAAATGGAACAATCACTCAGAATGTAGATAAATAA
- a CDS encoding lactonase family protein, with protein sequence MLKKLMLMSICALTLSSFTPKDNSSKDKKNSELFLLIGTYTSGTSKGIYVYRFNTETGDASYVNEIDGLSNPSYLNLSKDEKFVYSVGENEDEGGVAYALSFDKKNGKLTHLNSQKTFGGSPCYINIDPKGKYVITANYTGGNVSVFKIKKDGTLFPSNQIITFDKKDAPEPQPKPHLHCVAFTPEGKYLLADDLGKDKVHKFNLNYTEAEDNSVQFLQAGKPEAFDVEKGSGPRHITFHPNGKYAYLINELSGKVTVFSYNNGILKDIQYIASDTTPGTDKKGSADIHLTPDGKFLYASNRLKADGIAIFNVNQTNGKLTKVGYQYTGIHPRNFIITPNGKLLLVACKNSNVIQVFKINSKTGLLEDTGKKIELDKPVCLKFASLHNK encoded by the coding sequence ATGCTCAAAAAATTAATGCTAATGAGTATCTGTGCCTTAACACTCTCATCTTTCACACCGAAAGATAACTCCAGTAAAGATAAAAAGAACAGCGAGCTCTTCCTGCTTATAGGAACTTACACTTCCGGAACGAGCAAAGGTATATACGTTTACCGCTTCAATACGGAAACAGGAGATGCTAGTTATGTCAATGAGATTGATGGGCTTTCCAACCCTTCCTACCTAAACCTTTCAAAAGATGAAAAGTTTGTTTATTCAGTTGGCGAAAACGAGGATGAAGGAGGAGTTGCTTATGCTCTTTCATTCGATAAAAAGAACGGTAAACTAACCCACCTTAATTCTCAGAAAACATTCGGTGGGTCGCCTTGCTATATTAACATCGATCCAAAAGGAAAATATGTAATTACAGCTAATTATACAGGAGGAAATGTTTCTGTATTTAAAATTAAGAAAGACGGAACGCTGTTCCCTTCAAACCAAATAATTACCTTTGATAAGAAAGATGCTCCGGAACCACAACCAAAACCTCATCTACATTGTGTTGCATTTACTCCGGAAGGGAAATATCTTTTAGCCGACGATCTTGGAAAAGACAAAGTACATAAGTTCAATTTAAACTATACTGAAGCAGAAGATAACTCTGTTCAGTTCCTGCAAGCAGGTAAGCCCGAAGCTTTTGATGTAGAAAAGGGATCTGGTCCGAGACACATTACTTTCCACCCAAACGGCAAGTATGCTTACCTCATCAATGAGCTATCCGGAAAAGTAACAGTGTTTAGTTATAACAACGGAATATTAAAAGATATTCAATACATAGCATCAGATACAACTCCTGGAACTGACAAAAAAGGAAGTGCTGATATTCATCTTACACCTGATGGCAAGTTCTTATATGCATCAAACCGTTTAAAAGCTGATGGTATTGCTATTTTTAATGTAAACCAGACAAATGGGAAACTTACAAAAGTCGGATATCAATATACCGGTATTCATCCACGTAATTTCATAATTACACCAAATGGCAAGTTACTCTTGGTTGCCTGCAAAAACAGTAATGTAATTCAGGTTTTTAAAATTAATTCTAAGACTGGTTTACTTGAAGATACTGGAAAGAAGATTGAACTGGATAAACCTGTCTGTCTGAAGTTTGCAAGCCTTCATAATAAATAA
- a CDS encoding SusC/RagA family TonB-linked outer membrane protein — protein sequence MKRNVVLGCLFLIVALLIPGQINAQYGNTSKRKVSGIVTDTQGEALIGATVTLHSSNNKVIGTLTDMDGRYSISINSESDKLEFSYIGFLSQTHVVGKNSSLNVTLHKNDQQLDEIVVTGYQTISRERATGAFTKVSAEKLEQKRLSNLASVMEGQIAGFNDGKLRGVTSMSGMTTPLYVIDGFPVENTKYNQYGNLEENIPDLNIEDIESITVLKDAAAASIYGARAANGVVVIITKKASKGKTNVSFSSTYTFSPYTYYVNNRTDAADIVELEKGWADNNPKLKVSANSSGYITNAAAIAYATNYKKNAIFTSTGMQSILDYYSGNISQTDLNTTLGSLASKGYQYYKDVEKYAKRNPFYQQQNLRIGKTTNSNSFQSSITYKNNQLEDKYSQNESIAINLANITDINKWLKLELGSYTSYSNGTTQSYSALNPGFDYMPYNSLIGNDGNPYMSTMASRFSESTLNTIKSKGLYNMDLTPLDELGRNLTRSKNFSNRTYAKLNIKLADWLKYSVQFQYEYNTIRSNKLRNKESYDVRSLINGFATYNSSTGAVAYNIPYGNIYFTENQSSNAYNFRQQLDFNKTFADKHDLTVIAGTEARRSKIEYSNNTLYNYDPEMLSFELVDAKMLSNLTGKLISGNYFYPSNMTYLKELTNSFLSFYGNAGYTYEGKYTATGSLRWDRSNLWGTDSKYQNKPIWSVGASWNINKESFFNVSWVNMLKLRLSYGIGGNIAKLNAPYMTANYSQNTTVGGLQGNINSRPNPQLSWEKTTTTNIGADFSILQGRLNGSIEYYNKKGEDLLASTMGVPTEGWGYSTYKINNGGMINRGVEVTLNGDIIRTKDFTWNASLLYGYNKNKVTYVNVKAPVYYLQLDYPDAYPIIGNSYTAIYGYKWAGLSSTGLPQVYDGAGNKVTHQPSTLDAITYCGSTVPVHAGSFGSSLSYKNLELSFLLIYNLGHKMRNKFLPALNNSYSSAINGYITDFTPVNKKINNRWKQAGDELKTNVPRVVYEYESDYSYDSYSMYSYSDINVISASNIRLNNIALSYKIPAEYCKIAHLSSARIQFNVENAYTWAANNDAKYQLNGYNSPNYVMGIYLNF from the coding sequence ATGAAGAGAAACGTTGTTTTAGGATGCCTGTTTTTGATTGTAGCTTTACTTATTCCGGGCCAGATAAATGCCCAATATGGAAATACATCAAAAAGGAAAGTAAGCGGAATTGTAACCGATACGCAAGGCGAGGCGCTAATTGGTGCAACAGTCACTTTACACAGTTCCAATAATAAAGTTATAGGAACATTGACAGACATGGACGGTCGCTATTCAATCTCCATCAACTCAGAGTCTGATAAACTGGAATTCTCTTATATTGGTTTCCTGAGTCAGACACATGTTGTCGGCAAGAATAGTTCCTTGAATGTAACTCTCCACAAGAATGATCAGCAGTTAGATGAAATTGTTGTAACTGGATACCAGACGATTTCCCGCGAACGGGCTACGGGTGCTTTTACAAAAGTTTCGGCTGAGAAACTTGAACAAAAAAGATTAAGTAATTTAGCTTCGGTAATGGAAGGGCAAATTGCCGGATTTAATGACGGTAAGTTAAGAGGCGTTACTTCAATGAGCGGAATGACAACTCCTTTATACGTAATAGATGGATTCCCGGTAGAAAATACAAAATATAATCAATATGGAAATCTGGAAGAAAATATTCCGGATCTAAACATTGAAGATATTGAAAGTATTACTGTTTTAAAAGATGCTGCTGCAGCTTCTATCTATGGAGCACGTGCTGCAAACGGTGTTGTGGTCATCATTACAAAAAAAGCATCCAAAGGAAAGACCAATGTCTCATTTTCGAGCACATACACCTTCTCTCCTTACACATATTACGTTAATAACCGCACAGATGCAGCAGATATTGTTGAGCTAGAAAAAGGATGGGCAGATAATAATCCAAAACTTAAAGTTTCGGCCAACTCATCAGGATATATTACTAATGCTGCTGCCATTGCTTATGCTACCAACTATAAAAAGAATGCTATATTTACCAGTACCGGAATGCAATCAATTTTAGATTATTATTCTGGAAATATATCTCAAACAGACTTAAATACCACGCTGGGCTCATTAGCATCAAAAGGCTATCAATATTATAAAGACGTAGAAAAGTATGCGAAACGAAATCCTTTTTACCAACAGCAGAACTTACGTATTGGAAAAACCACAAATAGCAATTCTTTCCAATCATCTATTACATACAAAAATAACCAGCTAGAAGATAAGTACTCGCAAAATGAATCTATCGCTATTAATTTAGCTAATATCACTGACATTAATAAGTGGTTAAAGCTGGAACTGGGTAGCTACACATCTTATAGTAATGGTACAACACAATCATACAGCGCACTTAATCCTGGTTTTGACTATATGCCCTACAATTCATTGATCGGTAATGATGGAAATCCTTATATGTCTACTATGGCCTCTCGCTTTAGTGAATCTACATTGAATACAATTAAGTCAAAGGGTCTTTATAATATGGATTTAACTCCGTTGGATGAATTAGGACGTAATCTGACTAGATCAAAAAACTTCTCAAACCGTACTTATGCAAAACTGAATATTAAGCTTGCCGACTGGCTTAAATATAGTGTTCAATTTCAATATGAATATAACACAATTCGTTCCAATAAGCTAAGAAATAAGGAATCATATGATGTACGTAGTCTTATAAACGGTTTTGCAACATACAATTCTTCAACTGGAGCTGTGGCATATAACATACCCTACGGAAATATTTACTTTACTGAGAATCAATCCTCTAATGCATATAACTTCCGTCAGCAGCTAGACTTTAATAAAACATTTGCAGACAAACACGACTTAACAGTTATTGCCGGAACAGAAGCCAGACGTTCAAAAATAGAATATTCAAACAACACATTGTATAATTACGATCCGGAAATGCTGTCCTTTGAACTTGTTGATGCTAAAATGCTATCTAACCTTACAGGAAAGCTAATATCAGGAAACTACTTTTACCCATCAAATATGACTTATCTAAAAGAGCTGACTAATAGCTTTTTGTCTTTCTACGGGAATGCCGGATACACTTACGAAGGTAAATATACAGCAACAGGAAGTCTGCGTTGGGACCGCTCAAATCTTTGGGGAACAGATAGTAAATATCAAAACAAACCAATCTGGTCTGTTGGAGCAAGCTGGAATATTAATAAAGAATCTTTCTTTAATGTTTCATGGGTTAACATGTTAAAACTTCGTTTATCATATGGTATTGGAGGAAATATTGCAAAGCTCAATGCACCATATATGACTGCAAATTATAGCCAAAATACAACAGTAGGCGGTTTACAAGGAAATATTAACTCACGTCCTAATCCTCAGTTATCATGGGAAAAAACCACTACGACTAATATTGGAGCAGACTTTTCTATTTTGCAAGGACGATTGAATGGTTCCATTGAGTACTATAATAAAAAGGGCGAAGATCTTTTAGCTAGCACAATGGGAGTTCCAACAGAAGGCTGGGGATATTCTACATACAAAATAAACAATGGTGGTATGATAAACAGAGGGGTTGAAGTTACATTAAACGGAGATATAATCCGAACTAAAGACTTTACCTGGAATGCTTCGTTACTTTATGGGTACAACAAGAATAAAGTAACCTATGTTAATGTGAAAGCTCCGGTATACTACTTACAATTAGACTATCCCGATGCATATCCAATTATTGGAAATTCCTATACTGCAATCTATGGATATAAATGGGCAGGACTAAGTAGTACCGGTTTACCACAGGTTTATGATGGTGCAGGAAATAAAGTAACTCATCAGCCCAGCACTCTTGATGCAATAACCTACTGCGGATCAACCGTGCCAGTTCATGCCGGTTCGTTCGGAAGCTCATTAAGCTACAAAAACTTAGAACTTTCATTTTTACTAATCTATAACCTAGGACATAAAATGCGTAATAAGTTCTTGCCAGCTTTAAATAATAGCTACTCATCAGCGATAAATGGTTATATAACAGATTTTACTCCTGTAAATAAGAAAATAAATAACCGTTGGAAACAAGCCGGCGACGAACTTAAAACAAATGTTCCAAGAGTGGTTTACGAATATGAATCCGATTACAGCTATGACTCATATTCTATGTACTCTTACTCAGATATTAATGTAATTAGTGCATCAAATATAAGATTAAACAATATAGCATTATCATATAAAATACCAGCTGAATATTGCAAAATAGCTCATTTAAGTAGTGCGCGTATCCAATTTAATGTAGAAAACGCATATACTTGGGCTGCTAATAATGATGCCAAATATCAGCTTAACGGATACAACTCTCCCAATTATGTAATGGGCATTTATTTAAACTTTTAA
- a CDS encoding helix-turn-helix domain-containing protein — MNKNDGNILKDLGQHSLNISDFNHAILYSKKLLELGRKTENENYQMYGSVYLGQALMMKGYKQSAKIYLERSKKLALKLKNDSVLSSVYNGLGLYALNIENDYYSSISYYMKGIESAKRSKYRRLYSILLCNMGEVYYLKKDTTGLKYTLECYDLGHKQNDPFIIYAGAVNTSQIYFLMKKYNETLKYLREAEFLMDKNEFYDQTNVYTLFGRTLFYMGDEQQAEAYFEKAIKYAKLANTSSLSNCYINYADLLMKNKRYREAADLLNSGIILCHKKNNKMFLYELYESLSKCYELENNYKESLKCYKIYHQESNKRFNAEKEHSLNEIRVKYDTERQENEIKQNKLELLQKENNIRFLVYILLLVVIILGGLYYLYYRKNKIYLNIVRQNQDAIKREKNLYQQIKQLQEGEKNELSEKYSVSSLTDEKSSTLYEQLEMLMREKQIYKDNFITKEKLADMLGTNRTYLSQIINEKFGSSFTYYINSYRVDEAVHILSDPNNNIPLKALSAQLGFNSISTFYKVFQSSIGMPPSLYRSKVIELQKNSEIDK, encoded by the coding sequence ATGAATAAGAATGATGGCAATATATTGAAAGATTTGGGACAACACTCTCTAAACATTTCAGACTTCAACCACGCCATTCTATACTCAAAGAAATTGCTGGAACTAGGAAGAAAAACAGAAAATGAGAATTATCAAATGTATGGTTCTGTTTATCTGGGACAAGCCTTAATGATGAAAGGATATAAACAGTCGGCTAAAATTTATTTGGAGAGATCTAAGAAGCTGGCTTTAAAACTAAAAAATGACTCTGTTCTTTCTTCCGTATATAATGGTCTTGGACTTTATGCATTAAACATTGAAAATGATTATTATAGCTCTATTTCATATTATATGAAAGGAATTGAATCTGCCAAACGTTCAAAATACAGAAGGCTTTATTCAATACTTTTATGCAATATGGGCGAAGTATATTACCTAAAGAAAGACACAACAGGTTTAAAGTATACTTTAGAGTGTTATGACCTGGGACATAAGCAAAATGACCCTTTTATTATTTATGCCGGTGCTGTTAACACTTCGCAGATATATTTCTTAATGAAGAAATACAATGAAACTCTTAAGTATTTAAGAGAAGCAGAGTTTCTTATGGATAAAAATGAGTTCTACGATCAGACAAATGTATACACACTTTTTGGTAGAACTCTATTTTATATGGGAGACGAGCAACAGGCTGAAGCATATTTTGAAAAGGCTATTAAATATGCAAAACTGGCAAATACTTCTTCTTTATCTAATTGTTATATAAACTACGCAGATCTTTTAATGAAAAATAAAAGATACAGAGAGGCAGCTGACTTATTAAATAGCGGAATAATATTATGTCATAAAAAGAATAACAAGATGTTTCTCTATGAACTATACGAGTCACTTTCTAAGTGCTATGAATTAGAGAATAATTATAAAGAATCACTTAAATGCTACAAAATCTATCATCAGGAATCCAATAAACGTTTCAATGCAGAAAAAGAACATTCATTGAACGAAATAAGAGTTAAATATGATACAGAGAGACAAGAAAATGAGATAAAGCAAAATAAATTAGAGCTATTGCAAAAAGAGAATAATATTCGTTTCTTGGTTTATATTTTATTGCTGGTTGTTATCATTCTTGGTGGTCTATATTATCTGTATTATCGTAAGAATAAAATTTATCTAAATATTGTCCGCCAAAATCAGGATGCTATAAAAAGAGAGAAAAACCTCTACCAGCAAATAAAGCAGTTGCAAGAAGGAGAAAAGAATGAACTATCTGAAAAATATTCTGTTTCATCGTTAACTGATGAAAAGAGCTCAACTCTTTATGAGCAGCTGGAAATGTTAATGCGTGAAAAACAGATTTATAAAGATAACTTCATTACAAAGGAAAAGCTTGCTGATATGTTAGGAACTAACAGGACCTATCTTTCTCAGATTATAAACGAAAAATTTGGTTCTTCATTTACTTATTATATTAACTCATATCGGGTTGACGAGGCTGTTCACATTCTTTCTGATCCTAATAACAATATACCTCTTAAAGCACTTTCTGCACAATTAGGTTTTAACTCTATATCAACTTTTTATAAGGTTTTCCAATCAAGTATAGGTATGCCTCCTTCACTTTACAGAAGTAAAGTTATAGAGTTACAAAAGAATAGTGAAATAGACAAATAG
- a CDS encoding cytochrome c biogenesis protein CcdA produces MFKRLFFSLTLLLLASCIYAQIQEPVKFSTKFKTLSDTEAEITFTGSIENGWHVYSVNLPSGGPISATFNTDKIDGVKLVGKLTPASKEISKYDKIFEMNLKYFEHSVVFVQKIKFTKPVYNIKGYLEYGACDNENCLPPTQVSFNFSGKNDKVKTDEQSVVQNEQVNAQVADTVSVKAIQNTDSVAADSVTAIKSNYWKPVITQLNAMGDGNNQKNLGWIYIFITGFAGGLLALFTPCVWPIIPMTVSFFLKRSKDKKKGIRDAWTYGASIVVIYVSLGLLITLLFGANALNSLSTNAVFNILFFLMLVVFAASFFGAFEITLPSSWTTAIDSKSEKTTGLLSIFLMAFTLSLVSFSCTGPIIGFLLVQVSTTGDIIAPAIGMLGFAIALALPFTLFALFPSWLKSMPKSGGWMNVIKVFLGFLELAFALKFLSVADLAYGWRILDRETFLALWIVIFAMLGFYLLGKIRFPHDDDDNKVSVPRFFMALISLAFAAYMVPGLWGAPLKAVSAFAPPMKTQDFNLYANEVHPKFTDYDEGMEYAKKNRKPVMIDFTGYGCVNCRKMEASVWTDNKVSELINNDYVLITLYVDEKQPLPQQVTINENGTERILRTVGDKWSYLQRTKFGANAQPFYVLLNNEGDPLNKSYAYNEDIGKYVNFLQTGLDNYRR; encoded by the coding sequence ATGTTTAAAAGATTATTCTTTTCTCTAACTCTCTTACTACTGGCTTCCTGTATCTACGCTCAGATACAGGAACCGGTAAAGTTCAGTACCAAGTTCAAAACATTATCGGACACTGAAGCAGAAATCACATTCACAGGTTCCATTGAAAATGGGTGGCATGTATATTCTGTAAACCTACCTTCAGGAGGACCTATTTCGGCGACTTTCAACACTGATAAAATAGATGGTGTAAAGTTGGTTGGAAAACTTACTCCTGCTTCAAAGGAAATTTCAAAGTACGATAAGATCTTTGAAATGAACTTGAAATACTTTGAACATAGTGTCGTTTTTGTGCAGAAAATAAAGTTCACAAAGCCCGTATACAATATAAAAGGTTATCTGGAATATGGTGCTTGTGACAATGAAAACTGCCTGCCTCCTACTCAGGTTTCCTTCAATTTTTCAGGGAAAAACGATAAAGTTAAAACTGATGAGCAAAGTGTGGTACAAAATGAACAAGTTAATGCTCAGGTAGCAGACACAGTTTCTGTAAAAGCCATTCAGAATACCGACAGCGTAGCAGCCGACTCTGTCACTGCAATAAAAAGCAATTACTGGAAACCGGTTATCACTCAGCTTAATGCGATGGGTGATGGAAACAACCAGAAGAATCTGGGATGGATTTACATCTTTATTACCGGGTTTGCAGGAGGATTACTAGCTTTGTTTACTCCATGTGTATGGCCTATTATTCCTATGACTGTAAGCTTCTTCCTCAAAAGAAGTAAAGATAAAAAGAAAGGAATCAGGGATGCATGGACTTACGGAGCTTCTATCGTGGTGATTTACGTAAGCTTGGGACTGCTTATCACATTGTTGTTCGGAGCCAATGCGTTGAATTCTCTTTCAACAAATGCCGTATTCAATATATTGTTCTTCCTGATGCTGGTTGTTTTCGCCGCTTCATTCTTCGGAGCGTTTGAAATAACATTGCCTTCATCGTGGACAACAGCTATTGACAGTAAATCAGAGAAAACAACAGGACTTTTAAGTATCTTCCTGATGGCTTTCACTTTATCATTGGTTTCTTTCTCATGCACCGGACCAATTATCGGATTCCTGCTGGTACAGGTATCCACTACGGGTGATATCATTGCCCCGGCAATTGGCATGCTAGGGTTTGCCATAGCATTGGCACTTCCGTTTACACTGTTTGCGCTCTTCCCTTCTTGGCTGAAATCAATGCCTAAATCGGGAGGATGGATGAATGTAATCAAGGTATTCCTTGGATTCTTGGAACTGGCATTTGCACTGAAGTTCCTTTCCGTGGCCGATCTTGCTTATGGTTGGAGAATACTGGATCGTGAAACATTCCTTGCCTTATGGATTGTGATCTTTGCAATGCTAGGATTCTATTTACTTGGGAAAATCCGATTTCCTCACGACGATGATGATAATAAGGTCAGCGTTCCACGTTTTTTCATGGCACTCATTTCACTGGCATTTGCAGCATATATGGTTCCCGGACTTTGGGGTGCTCCGCTTAAAGCGGTCAGTGCTTTTGCTCCACCAATGAAGACACAGGACTTCAATTTGTATGCCAATGAAGTACATCCTAAGTTTACCGACTATGACGAAGGTATGGAGTATGCTAAAAAGAATAGAAAACCAGTTATGATAGACTTTACAGGATATGGTTGTGTAAATTGTCGTAAGATGGAGGCTTCCGTATGGACCGATAACAAGGTAAGCGAACTAATAAACAATGATTATGTGCTTATTACGCTTTATGTGGATGAAAAGCAACCATTGCCACAACAAGTAACTATCAATGAAAACGGTACAGAACGTATTCTGCGTACCGTGGGCGATAAATGGAGTTACCTGCAACGCACAAAGTTTGGGGCAAATGCTCAACCATTTTATGTATTGCTAAATAACGAAGGAGATCCTTTAAATAAATCATATGCTTATAATGAGGATATCGGTAAGTATGTAAATTTCCTACAGACAGGGCTTGATAATTATAGAAGATGA